The Candidatus Tectomicrobia bacterium DNA window TTCTACGGGCAAAAGTAAGGTTCGCATAAAAATAACGGCGAATCCCACATGAACCGAATGTAAATTTTTTTTCCATCATGTTCGCCCACCGCATCCCCTTGTGGCAATTCGTCCGGGCCTGGGGCAAGATGCATCAGGATGTGCGTCAAAATTTTGAAGCCATTCGCGTCAGAAATCAGTTAGAGTTCGGGAATCAGGGATAATCCGGAGGCGCATTCTGAGGGTAATCCTTGAGTGTTGGCTTAGGCATGAACCATGCAAATGCCGGGTCCGATTCAAATGACCGCGCCGCCACCGAATGAGAGGAATCACCCGAGAAATGGCGAAACCTGATCTTCAAATCCAAGAGGTTGCCAACTTCCTCCAGTGCGCTTCCGAGCCAAGCGAAATCGCCGACGCCCTTTCCAGATACTGCCATCACGTGTTCGAAGTCGAAGAGCTTCCTGGATCCATCATCCCCTATCATAGCCACTCCCAGGAAGAGACCGTCGTCGTTTTAGAGGGCGCCCTGCGCCTCAACGTGGAAGAGAATCTGTCGGTGGTGGAAGAAGGTCAGATCGCCGTCATCCGCGAGAACGCCGTCCACGCCTACGCCTCGGTGGGAAAGAACCCGGCGCGGGTGCTCATCGGCCTCTCGGGCGGACCCTTGCCCGCGAGCCGCGAAACCGACCCGGACGACGAGCCCGAAGAAGAATTTCCCTACAGCCTCTAAATTCCAGCGTCAGTCGAGAGCCGACCCGGAGCAGACCCGCCCCTCCTGCGCGAGCAGGAGGGGCCGGGTCCCGCCTCTCGCCCTGCGTGACGCGAAGCATCCGCCGAAAAATGGACGGGGAAAGCGCCCGGCCCGCCGAAAGGCGGGCCGGGCCGCGATGGAGCGGAGTCCGCGCTTCGAGCTAGGCCCGGCAGGAGACGACCCACCACATGTTGCCTTCCGGATCGGCCGGCTCCGCGGCGCTCCCGGCGTAGCGCAGGCGCGGGTTGGCGTCCACGAAGGAGCGGAAGTGGCTTTCCATTCCCGGATCGCCCTGGAAGTTCTCCAGCAGCCAGATCTGCCCGCGCTCGCTCAGGTAGCGGTCCGCCACGGAGTAGAAATCCGTGTGGAACCGCCAGTTCTCGTC harbors:
- a CDS encoding cupin domain-containing protein, with the translated sequence MFEVEELPGSIIPYHSHSQEETVVVLEGALRLNVEENLSVVEEGQIAVIRENAVHAYASVGKNPARVLIGLSGGPLPASRETDPDDEPEEEFPYSL